A window of Sodalis praecaptivus genomic DNA:
GATTATGCAGTGCTGTCGACAAGAGCTGACCTTTCGGCCGGCTGATATGGAAAATTCGCTGATTTGCGTGGCGGAAAGCGATAGCCAACTGCTGGGGGTCGCCCAATTGCAGGTGGAAGAGGATGAGGCTTTCCTGGCGCGCTTATTTGTCTCACCCGCGCGGCAAAAAGCGGGGATCGGCAAGTCCCTGTTCGGCTGGTCGATCAAAGCGGCACACCGCGCCGGCGCGACTCGGCTGTTAATTGACGCCGATCCGCTGGCCGCCGGTTTTTATCAACGTATGGGCGCACGCCAGGAAGGCAGCGTAGATTCCGTCACGGTACCGGGCCTGCGCAAGCCCCGTTTCCGGGTAACGCTATCGACCTGTGCGTCGGCGCACGGTTTTTAACCCCCATGGGAGAACGCAAGGATGTATCAACTGCATATCGCCAACAAAAACTACTCGTCCTGGTCATTACGGCCGTGGGTGCTGATGAAAGCCCTGGCGCTGCCGTTCGAGGAGAGTCTGCACCCCTTTGAACCCCCGGCGGCCGGCTCCCCCTTCCACGGCTTTTCCCCTACCGGCAAAGTACCGGTGTTGATCGATGGCGCGCGGACGGTATGGGATTCGCTGGCCATCGTGGAATATTTGGCGGAACGCCACGCCCAAGTCTGGCCGGGTGACGCGGCGGCGCGGGCCTG
This region includes:
- a CDS encoding GNAT family N-acetyltransferase translates to MHQLREARIEELAQLTELCLQSKALWGYDDAIMQCCRQELTFRPADMENSLICVAESDSQLLGVAQLQVEEDEAFLARLFVSPARQKAGIGKSLFGWSIKAAHRAGATRLLIDADPLAAGFYQRMGARQEGSVDSVTVPGLRKPRFRVTLSTCASAHGF